From the genome of Chromatiales bacterium, one region includes:
- a CDS encoding urea carboxylase-associated family protein: MTQSLDSSRVLWDELVPGGAHWSGVMRRGTTLRLTDVNGGANVAMLLYNWEDRGERYNMADTLKGQHTAFLTTGNVCYSDMGRVMCSITSDSCGWHDTIGGVSNAKMVKVKYGEARYQEHRNAYHRNGYDSLINELGKYGLGRRDLVSNLNLFSKIVVSDAGDMQFVPNNSKAGSHIDLRFEMDCLVALSTCQHPLDPNPAYAPQDVNLTAWRSEKPGPDDACRNHCEQNQRAFINTERLYPLG; the protein is encoded by the coding sequence ATGACTCAATCACTCGACAGCAGCCGGGTCCTCTGGGATGAACTGGTTCCCGGTGGTGCGCACTGGTCCGGGGTGATGCGCCGCGGCACCACGCTGCGTCTCACCGACGTGAACGGCGGGGCCAACGTCGCCATGCTGCTCTACAACTGGGAAGATCGCGGCGAGCGCTACAACATGGCCGACACGCTCAAGGGACAGCACACGGCCTTCCTCACCACCGGCAACGTCTGCTACAGCGACATGGGCCGCGTGATGTGTTCGATCACGTCTGACAGCTGCGGCTGGCACGATACCATTGGCGGCGTGTCCAACGCGAAGATGGTGAAGGTCAAGTACGGCGAGGCGCGCTACCAGGAACACCGAAATGCCTACCACCGCAACGGCTACGATAGCCTGATCAACGAGCTGGGCAAGTACGGTCTCGGCCGCCGCGACCTGGTCTCGAACCTCAACCTGTTCAGCAAGATCGTGGTCAGTGACGCGGGCGACATGCAGTTCGTGCCGAACAACTCGAAGGCGGGCAGTCACATCGACCTGCGATTCGAGATGGACTGTCTGGTGGCGCTCTCCACCTGCCAGCACCCGCTCGACCCCAACCCGGCATACGCACCGCAGGACGTGAACCTCACCGCCTGGCGCTCCGAGAAACCCGGCCCTGACGACGCCTGCCGCAACCACTGCGAACAGAACCAGCGTGCGTTCATCAACACCGAACGCCTGTATCCGCTCGGCTGA
- a CDS encoding lipid kinase: MSGPRKRCYFLLVNVLVVLVLLAPPAMARERFKVAWTLYVGWMPWELARAEGIVDKWAARYGIEIEVVQVAEYIDSIERFAAGEFDACTMTNIDALTLPAAMGTDSTALIVGDFSNGNDAVVLKRRDDLRAIKGLEVGLVQYSVSHYLLHRALGSVGLRETDIRLKDTSDAVIDMAFAMTDMQAIATWNPQLNLVMGLLESNKVFDSSQIPGEIIDLTVVNTRTLQENPDLGRALVGAWYETMALMSRQDSVGRNARAYMGEASGSHLVGYESQLASTRMFYDAGEATRFATDRALVETMDKVRRFSAEAGLLDSPETVGIAFPDGSVLGNRDNIKLRFDNRYMQLAADDALLEPR, from the coding sequence ATGTCTGGCCCCCGCAAGCGTTGTTACTTTCTGCTCGTGAACGTGCTCGTCGTTCTCGTCCTGCTGGCGCCGCCGGCCATGGCCAGGGAGCGTTTCAAGGTGGCCTGGACGCTGTATGTCGGCTGGATGCCCTGGGAGCTGGCGCGGGCCGAAGGTATCGTGGACAAATGGGCCGCGCGTTACGGCATCGAGATCGAGGTGGTGCAGGTGGCCGAGTACATCGACTCCATCGAGCGTTTCGCCGCCGGCGAGTTCGATGCCTGCACCATGACCAACATCGATGCGCTCACCCTGCCTGCCGCCATGGGCACGGATTCCACCGCGTTGATCGTGGGTGACTTCTCCAATGGCAACGATGCCGTGGTGCTGAAGCGCCGGGACGACCTGCGGGCCATCAAGGGCCTGGAGGTCGGTCTGGTGCAGTACTCCGTTTCCCATTACCTGCTGCATCGCGCACTGGGTTCGGTCGGGCTGCGCGAGACCGACATCCGGCTCAAGGATACCTCGGACGCGGTCATCGATATGGCGTTTGCCATGACCGACATGCAGGCCATCGCGACCTGGAATCCGCAGCTCAACCTGGTGATGGGACTGCTCGAATCGAACAAGGTGTTCGACTCCAGCCAGATTCCCGGTGAGATCATCGACCTCACCGTGGTGAATACGCGCACCTTGCAGGAGAATCCGGACCTCGGCCGGGCCCTGGTGGGCGCCTGGTACGAGACCATGGCGCTGATGTCGCGCCAGGACAGCGTGGGTCGCAATGCGCGCGCCTACATGGGCGAGGCATCGGGTTCGCACCTGGTCGGCTACGAATCGCAGCTCGCCTCCACCCGCATGTTCTATGACGCCGGTGAGGCGACGCGCTTCGCGACCGATCGTGCCCTGGTCGAGACCATGGACAAGGTGCGCCGCTTCTCGGCCGAGGCGGGCCTGCTCGACAGCCCGGAGACGGTCGGCATCGCGTTTCCGGATGGCAGCGTGCTGGGTAACCGGGACAACATCAAGTTGCGTTTCGACAATCGCTACATGCAGCTGGCGGCCGACGATGCGCTGCTGGAGCCGCGCTGA
- a CDS encoding FAD-dependent oxidoreductase, with translation MTHISRRSFLKTVGAGSALGLFGLSGCGKNGSGGKARIVIIGGGPGGATCAKYLKRFDAGLDVTLIEPSASYTTCFGSNWVLGGLGEMDDIVQTYDALKTTYGVTIVQDSATAVDPAARTVTLGSGDTLSYDRLVVSPGIDFRWETVEGLDASTASAIPHAWKAGEQTRILRSQLEAMDDGGVFVMCAPGNPFRCPPGPYERAGMVAHYLKQHKPRSKVLILDAKDNFSKQGLFQAGWKALYGDMIEWVPGSQGGMVDRVDVNTRTAYSDGGLNSFKADVLNFIPRQKAGAIAHVAGLTNDDGWCPVNQETFESTIHPGIHVIGDASVAGAMPKSGHSANSQGKIAAAAIVLGLQEQPMITPSHVNTCYSLVGPDYGISVAAVYHYTDGGIKGVEGAGGVSPADAGPQFRQQEADYARGWYASITQDIWG, from the coding sequence ATGACGCATATCTCACGCAGAAGCTTTCTCAAGACCGTCGGCGCCGGCAGCGCCCTCGGGCTGTTCGGCCTGTCCGGCTGCGGCAAGAACGGCAGTGGCGGCAAGGCCCGCATTGTCATCATCGGCGGCGGTCCGGGTGGTGCCACCTGCGCCAAGTACCTCAAGCGCTTCGACGCCGGCCTCGACGTCACGCTGATCGAACCCAGTGCCAGTTACACCACCTGCTTCGGCAGCAACTGGGTGCTCGGCGGCCTGGGCGAGATGGACGACATCGTGCAGACCTACGATGCGCTGAAGACGACCTACGGTGTGACCATCGTGCAGGACAGCGCCACCGCCGTCGACCCGGCGGCCCGCACGGTCACGCTGGGCAGCGGCGACACCCTGTCCTACGACCGCCTGGTGGTCTCCCCCGGCATCGACTTCCGCTGGGAGACCGTCGAGGGCCTGGACGCCTCCACCGCCAGCGCCATTCCCCATGCCTGGAAGGCCGGCGAGCAGACCCGCATCCTGCGCAGCCAGCTCGAGGCCATGGACGACGGCGGGGTGTTCGTCATGTGCGCCCCCGGCAATCCGTTCCGCTGCCCGCCCGGGCCCTACGAGCGTGCCGGCATGGTGGCCCACTACCTCAAGCAGCACAAACCGCGCTCCAAGGTGCTGATCCTGGATGCCAAGGACAACTTCTCCAAGCAGGGCCTGTTCCAGGCCGGCTGGAAGGCGCTCTATGGCGACATGATCGAATGGGTGCCGGGCTCGCAGGGCGGCATGGTGGACCGCGTGGACGTCAACACGCGCACCGCCTATTCCGATGGCGGCCTGAACTCGTTCAAGGCCGACGTGCTGAACTTCATCCCGCGGCAGAAGGCCGGGGCCATCGCGCATGTGGCAGGCCTCACCAACGACGACGGCTGGTGCCCGGTGAACCAGGAGACCTTCGAGTCGACCATCCATCCCGGCATTCACGTCATCGGCGATGCCAGCGTCGCCGGCGCCATGCCCAAGTCCGGCCACTCGGCCAACAGCCAGGGCAAGATCGCGGCAGCGGCCATCGTGCTGGGTCTCCAGGAACAGCCGATGATCACGCCCTCCCACGTCAACACCTGCTACAGCCTGGTCGGTCCCGACTACGGCATCTCGGTGGCCGCCGTGTATCACTACACGGATGGCGGCATCAAGGGCGTGGAAGGTGCCGGTGGCGTGAGCCCTGCCGATGCCGGCCCGCAGTTCCGCCAGCAGGAGGCCGACTACGCCCGCG
- the uca gene encoding urea carboxylase, with the protein MFNKVLIANRGAIACRIIRTLRRMGIQSVAVYSEADAHSLHVAQADEAVCIGPAPANQSYLDQARILEAARATGAQAIHPGYGFLSENADFAEACAANGIAFIGPTPVQMRDFGLKHKARHLAAENQVPLLPGTGLLDDATHAKREALRIGYPVMLKSTAGGGGIGMQLCHGEEQLEEAFHSVERLSRNNFSQGGIFLEKYVEYARHIEVQIFGDGQGNVVALGERDCSVQRRNQKVIEETPAPGISYRLRAQLMEAAVRLGQAVNYQSAGTVEYVFDTKTGEFYFLEVNTRLQVEHGVTEEVTGVDLVEWMLRQAAGENAFLLDYRHAPQGAAVQVRLYAEDPGKQFQPASGVLTEMRFPPGARVDTWVEQGSSIPPYYDPMVAKIITRGRDRAEAIDRLLDALDETSLHGIESNLPYLRAILRDDIFTRAAHYTRYLDGFAYRPATIEVLAPGTQSTIQDYPGRTGYWDIGVPPSGPMDHLAFRLANRAVGNAEGTAALELTVTGPTLRFNTDAVIALAGAQMKAQLDGEDIDYWQPIEVKAGSTLKLRGITGSGSRSYLAVRGGFDVPDYMGSKSTFTLGQFGGHGGRTLQVGDVLRLNGSARNGEPARAIPAGLIPRYDRHWEIQVTYGPHGAPDFFTDDDIATFFSTDWEVHYNSSRTGVRLIGPKPAWAREDGGEAGLHPSNIHDNAYAIGAVDFTGDMPVILGPDGPSLGGFVCPVTIVQAELWKMGQLAPGDTVRFHCIDIPTANVLEQAQDMSIAQRVEAPASTPTTCTPGRDATPILFRAEPDAGHVGVCYRQAGDKYLLVEYGELVLDLNLRFRVHALMEWMRAQTIDGLVDLTPGIRSLQIHYDSRVISQDALLHILRRAEDELPPIEEMEVPSRIVHLPLSWDDPSTRLAIDKYMQSVRPDAPWCPSNIEFIRRINGLERIEDVKDILVNASYLVMGLGDVYLGAPVATPLDPRHRLVTTKYNPARTWTPENAVGIGGAYLCVYGMEGPGGYQFVGRTVQMWNRYRQTRDFTDGRQWLLRFFDQLRFYPVSHEELTQMRKDFVQGRFNLKIEETTLKLGDYNRFLQDNADSIAAFKQTQQAAFEAERERWKQAGQAEHVDALPDEESASDAPFDIPPGCIAVASPVTGSVWEITARAGDKVAPGDLLLVVEAMKMEIPIEADEEGVIREILCTAGSAVHAGQAMILIELASE; encoded by the coding sequence ATGTTCAACAAGGTACTGATAGCGAACCGCGGCGCGATTGCCTGCCGCATCATCCGCACCCTCCGACGCATGGGCATCCAGTCGGTGGCGGTGTACTCCGAGGCCGATGCGCACTCGCTGCACGTCGCCCAGGCCGACGAGGCCGTGTGCATCGGCCCGGCGCCGGCTAACCAGAGCTATCTCGATCAGGCCCGGATCCTCGAGGCCGCGCGCGCCACCGGCGCACAGGCCATCCATCCGGGCTACGGCTTCCTCAGCGAGAATGCAGACTTCGCCGAGGCCTGTGCGGCGAACGGCATCGCTTTCATCGGGCCGACACCAGTGCAGATGCGCGACTTCGGTCTCAAGCACAAGGCGCGGCACCTGGCCGCCGAGAACCAGGTGCCGCTGCTGCCCGGCACGGGTCTGCTCGACGATGCCACCCACGCCAAACGCGAGGCTCTGCGCATCGGCTATCCGGTGATGCTGAAGAGCACGGCGGGGGGTGGCGGCATCGGCATGCAGCTCTGCCACGGCGAGGAGCAACTCGAGGAGGCCTTTCATTCCGTCGAGCGCCTGAGCCGTAACAACTTCAGCCAGGGCGGCATCTTTCTCGAAAAATACGTCGAGTACGCGCGTCACATCGAGGTACAGATCTTCGGTGACGGGCAGGGCAATGTGGTCGCGCTCGGCGAGCGCGACTGCTCCGTGCAACGCCGCAACCAGAAGGTGATCGAGGAGACGCCCGCGCCCGGCATCAGCTATCGCCTGCGTGCACAGCTGATGGAGGCGGCGGTGCGCCTCGGACAGGCCGTCAACTACCAGTCCGCCGGCACGGTGGAATATGTCTTCGACACGAAGACGGGCGAGTTCTACTTCCTGGAGGTGAACACCCGCCTGCAGGTGGAACACGGGGTCACGGAGGAGGTCACGGGCGTCGATCTCGTCGAGTGGATGCTGCGCCAGGCTGCCGGAGAGAATGCGTTCCTGCTGGACTACCGGCACGCGCCACAGGGTGCGGCCGTACAGGTGCGGCTCTACGCCGAAGATCCCGGCAAGCAGTTCCAGCCGGCCAGCGGCGTGCTCACCGAGATGCGCTTCCCGCCCGGGGCACGTGTCGACACCTGGGTGGAGCAGGGTTCATCGATCCCGCCCTACTACGACCCGATGGTGGCGAAGATCATCACCCGCGGCCGCGATCGCGCCGAGGCGATCGACAGGCTGCTCGATGCGCTGGACGAGACCTCACTGCATGGCATCGAGTCCAACCTGCCCTACCTGCGCGCCATCCTGCGCGACGACATCTTCACCCGCGCCGCGCACTACACGCGCTATCTCGACGGCTTCGCCTACCGGCCAGCCACCATCGAGGTGCTCGCGCCCGGCACCCAGTCCACGATCCAGGACTACCCGGGACGCACCGGCTACTGGGACATCGGCGTCCCACCCTCGGGACCGATGGATCACCTCGCCTTCCGGCTCGCCAACCGTGCCGTGGGCAATGCCGAGGGCACGGCCGCACTGGAGCTCACCGTCACCGGACCCACGCTGCGCTTCAACACCGACGCCGTGATCGCGCTCGCCGGCGCGCAGATGAAGGCCCAGCTCGACGGCGAGGACATCGACTACTGGCAGCCGATCGAGGTGAAGGCCGGCAGCACGCTGAAACTGCGCGGCATCACCGGCAGCGGCAGCCGCAGCTACCTGGCCGTGCGGGGCGGCTTCGACGTGCCGGACTACATGGGCAGCAAGTCCACCTTCACGCTGGGTCAGTTCGGCGGGCACGGCGGGCGCACGCTGCAGGTCGGCGACGTGCTGCGCCTGAACGGCTCGGCGAGGAATGGCGAACCGGCACGGGCGATCCCGGCCGGACTCATCCCGCGCTACGACCGGCACTGGGAAATCCAGGTGACCTACGGCCCGCACGGCGCGCCGGATTTCTTCACCGACGACGACATCGCGACCTTCTTCTCCACCGACTGGGAGGTGCACTACAACTCCAGCCGCACGGGCGTGCGCCTGATCGGGCCGAAGCCCGCGTGGGCACGTGAGGACGGTGGCGAGGCCGGGCTGCACCCGTCCAACATCCACGACAACGCCTATGCCATCGGCGCAGTGGACTTCACCGGCGACATGCCCGTGATCCTCGGCCCGGACGGCCCCAGCCTCGGCGGCTTCGTCTGTCCGGTCACCATCGTGCAGGCCGAGCTGTGGAAGATGGGCCAGCTCGCGCCCGGCGACACGGTACGCTTCCACTGTATCGACATCCCCACGGCCAACGTACTGGAGCAGGCACAGGACATGTCGATTGCGCAGCGCGTCGAGGCCCCAGCCTCGACACCCACGACCTGCACGCCCGGCCGGGATGCCACACCGATCCTCTTTCGCGCCGAACCCGACGCGGGTCACGTGGGCGTCTGCTACCGCCAGGCCGGCGACAAGTACCTGCTGGTCGAGTACGGCGAACTGGTACTCGACCTCAATCTGCGTTTTCGCGTGCACGCGCTCATGGAATGGATGCGTGCGCAGACCATCGACGGCCTCGTCGATCTCACGCCCGGCATCCGCTCCCTGCAGATCCACTACGACAGTCGCGTCATCAGCCAGGACGCGCTATTGCATATCCTCCGGCGCGCCGAGGACGAACTGCCGCCGATCGAGGAGATGGAGGTTCCCAGCCGCATCGTGCACCTGCCGCTGTCCTGGGACGACCCCTCCACCCGGCTGGCCATCGACAAGTACATGCAATCGGTACGGCCCGACGCGCCCTGGTGCCCGAGCAACATCGAGTTCATCCGTCGCATCAACGGGCTGGAACGCATCGAGGATGTGAAGGACATCCTCGTCAACGCGAGCTACCTGGTGATGGGGCTGGGGGACGTCTACTTGGGTGCGCCGGTGGCCACGCCGCTGGACCCCCGGCATCGCCTGGTCACCACCAAGTACAACCCGGCGCGCACCTGGACGCCGGAGAACGCCGTGGGCATCGGCGGGGCCTACCTGTGCGTGTACGGCATGGAAGGGCCCGGCGGCTACCAGTTCGTCGGCCGCACGGTGCAGATGTGGAACCGCTACAGGCAGACGCGGGACTTCACCGACGGCAGGCAATGGCTGCTGCGCTTCTTCGACCAGTTACGCTTCTATCCCGTGAGCCACGAGGAGCTCACGCAGATGCGCAAAGACTTCGTGCAGGGCCGCTTCAACCTGAAGATCGAGGAGACCACGCTCAAGCTCGGCGACTACAACCGCTTCCTGCAGGACAACGCGGACAGCATCGCCGCCTTCAAGCAGACGCAGCAGGCGGCCTTCGAGGCCGAGCGCGAGCGCTGGAAGCAGGCCGGCCAGGCCGAGCACGTCGACGCACTGCCGGACGAGGAATCGGCTTCCGACGCCCCCTTCGACATCCCGCCGGGCTGCATCGCCGTTGCCTCGCCCGTCACCGGCAGCGTGTGGGAGATCACGGCACGTGCCGGCGACAAGGTCGCGCCGGGCGACCTGCTCCTCGTCGTGGAGGCCATGAAGATGGAGATCCCCATCGAGGCGGACGAGGAAGGGGTGATCCGCGAGATCCTCTGTACGGCCGGGAGCGCCGTCCACGCCGGTCAGGCCATGATCCTCATCGAACTTGCCAGTGAATGA
- a CDS encoding urea carboxylase-associated family protein, with protein sequence MSTQLVESSLDASQAIFSEVVPAGEPFMHVVKKGQTVRILDLEGNQAVDTLFYNANDLEERYSANDTIRNQGNIYLTTGTQLLSNEGNVMLTITADTCGRHDTIGGACSAESNTVRYALDKHHMHSCRDSFLMALAHFDHGMGKRDLSSNINFFMNVPVTPEGGLRFEDGISAAGRYVEMRAEMDVMILISNCPQLNNPCNAYNPTPVEVMIWD encoded by the coding sequence ATGAGTACCCAACTGGTGGAAAGCAGCCTGGATGCCAGCCAGGCGATCTTCAGCGAGGTTGTGCCGGCCGGCGAGCCCTTCATGCACGTCGTGAAGAAGGGCCAGACCGTTCGCATCCTCGACCTCGAGGGCAACCAGGCCGTGGACACCCTGTTCTACAACGCCAACGACCTGGAAGAGCGCTACAGCGCCAACGACACCATCCGCAACCAGGGCAACATCTACCTCACCACCGGCACGCAGCTGCTGTCGAACGAGGGCAACGTGATGCTCACCATCACCGCCGACACCTGCGGCCGTCACGACACCATCGGCGGCGCCTGTTCGGCCGAGAGCAACACCGTGCGCTACGCGCTGGACAAGCACCACATGCATAGCTGCCGCGACAGCTTCCTCATGGCCCTGGCCCACTTCGACCATGGCATGGGCAAGCGCGACCTTTCCTCGAACATCAATTTCTTCATGAACGTGCCGGTCACCCCGGAAGGCGGGCTCCGGTTCGAGGACGGTATCTCGGCCGCCGGCCGCTACGTGGAGATGCGGGCCGAGATGGACGTGATGATCCTCATCTCCAACTGCCCACAGCTCAACAACCCCTGCAACGCCTACAACCCCACACCGGTTGAAGTCATGATCTGGGATTGA
- the nikR gene encoding nickel-responsive transcriptional regulator NikR, which produces MIKGQGGVSRVSISLPEMLLNQLDDMVIARGYESRSAAISEMISHEVVAHKRELGNEVMAGTITLLYDHSTPRLQKILADLQHEHVDEVISSLHVHLMHSQTMEVILVQGPASRLQQIADRMITNRGVISGKLELTTTLIPQVHQPPARKAG; this is translated from the coding sequence ATGATCAAGGGACAAGGTGGCGTGAGCCGGGTGAGCATCTCCCTGCCGGAGATGCTCCTCAACCAGCTCGACGACATGGTGATTGCGCGCGGCTACGAGAGCCGCTCGGCCGCCATCTCCGAGATGATCAGCCACGAGGTGGTGGCGCACAAGCGGGAGCTGGGCAACGAGGTTATGGCCGGCACCATCACCCTGCTCTACGACCACTCGACCCCACGCCTGCAGAAGATACTCGCCGACCTGCAGCACGAACACGTCGATGAGGTCATCAGCTCGCTGCACGTGCACCTCATGCACTCGCAGACCATGGAGGTGATCCTCGTCCAGGGGCCGGCCTCGCGCCTGCAACAGATCGCCGACCGGATGATCACCAACCGGGGCGTGATCTCGGGCAAGCTGGAGCTGACCACCACGCTGATTCCGCAGGTGCACCAGCCGCCAGCGCGCAAGGCGGGCTGA
- a CDS encoding c-type cytochrome has protein sequence MTHRLHKGGAICILLAGIAALPLTASAEISRGQILASTCFACHGTDGKSPGAIPPINGYPAEVIERQLKGFRDGSRAATVMNRHAKGYTDEEIRLLAEYLGTLK, from the coding sequence ATGACACATCGGCTACACAAGGGAGGGGCGATCTGCATCCTGCTTGCCGGCATCGCCGCCCTGCCCCTCACGGCCAGCGCGGAGATCTCGCGCGGCCAGATACTCGCCAGCACCTGCTTCGCCTGCCACGGCACCGACGGCAAGAGCCCCGGCGCCATCCCCCCCATCAACGGCTACCCGGCCGAGGTGATCGAACGCCAGCTCAAGGGCTTTCGTGACGGCTCGCGCGCGGCCACGGTGATGAACCGCCACGCGAAGGGCTATACCGACGAGGAGATCCGTCTCCTCGCCGAATACCTCGGCACGCTGAAATAA
- the atzF gene encoding allophanate hydrolase has translation MNHAQLSLDIASLHAAYREGTLTPRDLVDVLLERIAAQPDRNEWIHRLSREELQGYADSLEGHSPETLPLYGIPFAIKDNIDLKGAPTTAACPAFAYQAQKSAFVVDCLIAAGAIPIGKTNLDQFATGLVGTRSPYGACQNAFDPRYISGGSSAGSAVTVATGMVSFSLGTDTAGSGRVPAAFNNLVGVKPTRGLLSASGVVPACRTLDTVSIFALNVADARKVLQVTAKFDVQDAYARPAPDFPHDFDTHAFRFGVPRPDQLEFFGNTEAQRLFAEAVAHLEGLGGTPVEIDFAPFLEAARLLYEGPWVTERYLAAQPLIDEAPEALMDVTRTIIAGGAKPMATDAFAAQYRLMDYRRAAEAAWRAVDVIVTPTAGTIYPIEAVNADPIRLNANLGYYTNFMNLLDLAALAVPAGFQADGLPFGVTLIAPAFGDAALLPLGDRLQRATVQTMGATPHPLPPQVDGPARDNGRIRVAVCGAHMEGLPLNHQLTERGGRLVRRTLTSPDYRFYALPGGPPYRPGLVRAGDGAPIEVEVWELPAEHFGSFVDGIPAPLGIGRVELADGEQVAGFLCESYAISRAEDITAQGGWRSYLSRTPGSAR, from the coding sequence ATGAACCACGCACAGCTCAGCCTGGACATCGCCTCACTGCACGCCGCCTACCGCGAGGGCACGCTCACTCCCCGCGACCTCGTCGACGTGCTGCTCGAGCGCATCGCCGCGCAGCCGGACCGCAATGAATGGATCCACCGCCTCTCTCGCGAGGAGCTGCAGGGCTATGCCGACAGCCTCGAGGGCCATTCGCCCGAAACGCTGCCGCTCTACGGCATCCCCTTCGCCATCAAGGACAACATCGACCTCAAGGGGGCGCCCACCACCGCCGCCTGCCCGGCCTTCGCCTACCAGGCACAGAAGAGCGCCTTCGTGGTCGACTGCCTCATCGCCGCCGGGGCCATACCGATCGGCAAGACCAACCTCGACCAGTTCGCCACCGGCCTGGTGGGCACGCGCTCGCCCTACGGCGCCTGCCAGAATGCCTTCGACCCCCGCTACATCTCCGGCGGTTCCAGCGCCGGTTCCGCGGTGACGGTGGCCACCGGCATGGTGAGCTTCTCGCTCGGCACCGACACGGCCGGCTCGGGACGCGTGCCGGCCGCCTTCAACAACCTGGTGGGGGTCAAACCCACGCGCGGCCTGCTCTCCGCCAGCGGGGTGGTGCCGGCCTGTCGCACGCTCGATACGGTTTCGATCTTCGCGCTCAACGTGGCCGACGCCCGGAAGGTCTTGCAGGTCACCGCGAAATTCGACGTGCAAGACGCCTACGCCCGCCCGGCGCCGGACTTCCCCCATGACTTCGATACCCATGCCTTCCGCTTCGGTGTGCCGCGTCCCGACCAGCTCGAATTCTTCGGCAACACCGAGGCGCAACGGCTGTTCGCCGAGGCCGTCGCGCACCTGGAGGGACTCGGTGGCACACCGGTGGAGATCGACTTCGCCCCCTTCCTCGAGGCCGCCCGCCTGCTCTACGAGGGACCCTGGGTGACCGAGCGCTACCTGGCCGCTCAGCCCCTGATCGACGAGGCCCCCGAGGCCCTCATGGACGTGACCCGTACCATCATCGCCGGCGGCGCGAAACCCATGGCCACCGATGCCTTTGCCGCACAGTACCGCCTGATGGACTACCGCCGCGCGGCCGAGGCCGCCTGGCGCGCGGTAGACGTCATCGTCACCCCCACCGCCGGCACGATCTACCCCATCGAGGCGGTGAATGCCGATCCCATCCGGCTCAACGCCAACCTCGGCTATTACACCAACTTCATGAACCTGCTGGACCTCGCCGCCCTGGCGGTGCCCGCGGGATTCCAGGCCGACGGCCTGCCCTTCGGCGTGACCCTGATCGCGCCGGCCTTCGGTGACGCCGCGTTGCTGCCGCTGGGCGACCGCCTGCAACGCGCCACGGTGCAGACCATGGGCGCGACACCGCATCCACTGCCCCCGCAGGTCGACGGCCCGGCCCGCGACAACGGCCGGATTCGGGTGGCGGTCTGTGGCGCACACATGGAAGGGCTACCGCTCAACCACCAACTCACCGAACGCGGTGGCCGGCTGGTCCGGCGCACCCTCACCAGCCCCGACTACCGGTTCTATGCCCTGCCCGGGGGGCCGCCCTACCGTCCTGGCCTGGTGCGTGCGGGAGACGGGGCCCCGATCGAGGTGGAGGTGTGGGAACTGCCTGCCGAACACTTCGGCAGCTTCGTGGACGGGATTCCCGCCCCCCTGGGCATCGGGCGCGTGGAACTGGCCGATGGCGAGCAGGTCGCGGGGTTTCTGTGCGAGTCCTACGCCATCTCCAGGGCAGAAGACATCACCGCGCAGGGCGGCTGGCGCAGCTACCTCTCCCGCACACCCGGATCGGCCCGCTAA